A region from the Rhodothermales bacterium genome encodes:
- a CDS encoding transposase, whose translation QRGDVTQAAALLEGLAPRAVVADTAYDAGHLVRRIALCGAEVVIPSNPSRSLKRGFDRTLYAERNQIERYFGRLKHYRRIATRYEKTGRNYLAFVQLVSTLTLLR comes from the coding sequence GCAGCGCGGCGACGTCACGCAGGCGGCGGCGCTCCTGGAGGGGTTGGCTCCCCGTGCCGTCGTGGCGGACACGGCCTACGACGCCGGCCACCTCGTACGCCGGATCGCGCTCTGCGGGGCGGAGGTGGTGATCCCGTCGAATCCGTCGCGGAGCCTCAAGCGGGGCTTCGACCGTACGCTCTACGCGGAGCGGAACCAGATCGAGCGGTACTTCGGCCGGCTCAAGCACTACCGGCGGATCGCGACGCGCTACGAGAAGACGGGGCGGAACTACCTCGCCTTCGTGCAGCTCGTCTCGACCCTCACCCTACTCCGTTGA